The sequence GCGCTTTGGATTGCGGAGCAGGTCAATTCGACGCATCCCACCCATCCTTTATCTAGGCAGCAATGGAAAATCTTGTGGCAAGATTGCTAATTGGCCTAAAGAAACCAAAATAATCCCAAGAATAATGACCCCAATAATGACCGAACGTAGGACATCATGGGTTAAGATGCGGGCAAATCCCAAGGGTGTTGGGGCAATATAGGCCTCAGCCGCATAGATCTCCTCACCCAACAAGGTACCATTGGCCGTCAGCAGTGCTGCTGTCAAGGCTTGTTGATCGGTGGTTCCAGCAATTTGCAAAATGTTATGGGCACGTCCAGGCTCAGCAAACAATAAATAGCCTTGCTCAAATGAGCCAACGGTAATACTTGCCTCCATTGGTTCGCTGGTAATTCGATTACTCAGCCCAGCCGAAAAAGCAATTGGATCATTAGCAGCCAACAGCTGAATCAACTCAGGACGATAATCTTCGCTGTAGCCAGCATCGCGATAGGCGCGGCGAACCGTGCCCCGCAAGGCCAAATGGGCAATTGGATCGCCACTTGAGGCCGCAATGCCTGCCCCACGTCGCGCTGCAATATCGGTAATGCGTTGGGCTAAAACCAACCCAGCTAAAGTTTCTGGGTTAATCGTCGAGCCATCAAGCGAGCCACTACCAGGCGAAACATGGATCGGTTGGCCAGTTTCAGCAGAGCGTGCCAAAGCACTATTAATCAGATCAATTGGGGGAAGAGGGCGGCGATTAATCTTACGTCCACCAGTAACTAGCCGTGCATAGACAAAGGGCAAGGCAATTGCTAGGGTTAAGATGAGTGACACGACAAGAATCTCAAAAGGAGACACGGGTTGGCCCTCACAACTGACATAGCTTGCAGCAAGTAGGCGGATAGGCGTAATTGCGCTGAGTGTAGCCCATCGTTAATGCTTTGTCAACTTTCTAGGGCATTCAGATGCTCAATTAAGCGTTGCCAACTGGCCTCGGTTTCTAAGGCATTCGCATAGCTTGCGAGGCGTTGTCGTAGCTGAATTGGCACAAACGCTTGGCCAAATAAACACAGCTGACTCAAAACAATGCTGGCAACCTGGCCCGATCGTAGAAACAATTGAGCGACACCATTCAGCCGATGCCGATGCAGGCTTTGGGCTAATTGCGCCAACACCTGCTCAGAATCATCAACCTCGGCCATGCTGCCACTCCGCAGTATCCAAAATAATCGTGACTGGGCCATCATTAATGAGTTGCACTTGCATCGCCGCGCCAAACTGACCACTAGCGGTCGTAATTCCTTGGCCCCGACAATAGTCAATAAATTGTTCAACCATTGGCTCAGCCAAGGCCGGAGCAGCTGCCCCAGTAAACGATGGCCGACGGCCTTTACGGGTATCAGCATAAAGTGTGAATTGCGAAACGACCAGCAATTGGCCTTGGCAATCGATCAACGAGCGATCAAAACGATCTTGAGCATCAGGGAAGATGCGCAAATTGAGGATTTTATCGGCGAGTTTTTGCAAATCGTCGCTGGTATCACCGGGGCTAACCGCCAGCAACACCAACAAGCCAGCGTTAATCTGGCCGACAATCTGCTCGGCAACCGTGACGCTGGCACTAGCTACGCGCTGGATAATTGCTCGCATCGTTTTTGCCCCCGTAAAATGCCCCAGCGCTGCCCATAATTCGCCCAAAGACCATGCGGCCACGGTCGTTCGTCCAAACCCGGCTGACAATCACCCGAACTTCATCGCCAATCCGTTCGCGGGCATCTTCGACCACCACCATGGTGCCATCTTCAAGGTAGCCAATGCCTTGTTCGCGTTCGCGGCCTTCTTCACGCACTTTCACAACCAGCATTTCGCCAGCGCCAACTGGTGGGCGCACCGCATCGGAAAGCACATTTAAATTGAGTACCTGCACACCTTGCAATTCAGCAACTTGGCTCAAATTCTTATCATTGGTGATCAAGGCATGGCCATCTTGCAGTGCCAAAGTCACCAACTTTTGATCAACACCACGTGCATTCGCGATATCTTCATTGGGCATTTCAAGCCGCAGTTGATCATCTTTGCGAATTTCTTCGAGCATATCGAGGCCACGACGACCACGCATTCGCTTCATATCATCGCTCGAATCGGCCAATAATTGCAGTTCGTTGAGCACAAAACGCGGTACAACCAAAATGCCATCGAGAAAACCGCTGCGTACCACGGCCAGAACCCGACCATCGATAATTGCACTCGTATCAACCAAACATGTTCGGCGCATCGGGACAGCTT comes from Chloroflexota bacterium and encodes:
- a CDS encoding TRAM domain-containing protein, coding for MTISEKKAVPVNRNRLLSIDFWVRILGMVVLGYVGWYFSSSSASNPATEDDILAMQLLTLSGAGLGLLITHRVTLYPIRDINQRLRRSTAQEMLALGLGALLGVVIGALLAIPLSHLPGLLGSYLPAIASFFTIYFSIVAFEYHKKNLVNFGISLQTSKARPVKEAVPMRRTCLVDTSAIIDGRVLAVVRSGFLDGILVVPRFVLNELQLLADSSDDMKRMRGRRGLDMLEEIRKDDQLRLEMPNEDIANARGVDQKLVTLALQDGHALITNDKNLSQVAELQGVQVLNLNVLSDAVRPPVGAGEMLVVKVREEGREREQGIGYLEDGTMVVVEDARERIGDEVRVIVSRVWTNDRGRMVFGRIMGSAGAFYGGKNDASNYPARS
- the dtd gene encoding D-tyrosyl-tRNA(Tyr) deacylase yields the protein MRAIIQRVASASVTVAEQIVGQINAGLLVLLAVSPGDTSDDLQKLADKILNLRIFPDAQDRFDRSLIDCQGQLLVVSQFTLYADTRKGRRPSFTGAAAPALAEPMVEQFIDYCRGQGITTASGQFGAAMQVQLINDGPVTIILDTAEWQHGRG